In the genome of Deltaproteobacteria bacterium RBG_16_64_85, the window CTCGGAAAGATCAGGTGCATACGAAAATGGTCATTCTCGAAGTCCGCAAGGTCGTAAAGTCGTTCGGGGGCCTGCGGGCGCTCCAGGACGTCTCCCTCTCCGTCACGAAGGGAGAGATCCGCGCCGTCATCGGTCCGAACGGGGCGGGGAAGTCGACGCTTTTCAACGTGATGACCGGACTGCTCCCGCCCGACTCGGGCGAGGTGGTTTTCCAAGGGGAACCGATCACCGGGTTGCCCCCCCACCGGATCATCNNNNNNNNNNATCCGGAAGGGGATCGGCCGCTCCTTCCAGATCACCAACATCTTCCCTCGGATGTCGGTCTTCGAGAACGTCCAGGTGGCCCTCTTCTCCCATTACGGGACAGGTAAAAACCCCCTCTCGCTGGCGCGGAAGTTCACGAAGGTCGGCGAGGAGGTGCTGGCCATTCTCGAGCAGGTGGGGCTTGTGGAAAAGTACGACATGTCGGCCTCGGTCCTGTCCCACGGGGACCAGAAGCGGCTGGAGATCGCCATCACGCTGGCGTCCCGACCGAAGTTGCTGATGCTCGACGAGCCCACCGCCGGGATGTCGCGGTTCGAGAGCCGGGAGACCGTAGGACTTCTCAAGAAGATCTCCCGGGAGCAGGGGTTGACGCTCATTTTCACCGAGCACGATATGGACATCGTTTTCGGCATCTCGGAGAAGATCATGGTCCTCCAGCAGGGGGCCGTCATCGCCGACGGGACTCCGTCGGAGATCAAAGCGAACCCCGAAGTGCGCAAGGCGTACCTCGGGGAAGAAATCACGGAGAGATGAACGCATGGCGTTTCTCGATCTGAATTCCATCAACACCTATTACGGACGGAGCCACATCCTGTTCGACGTCTCGCTCTCCATCGAAAAGGGGGAGGTGGTGAGCCTCATCGGCCGCAACGGCGCCGGGAAGAGCACCACGTTCCGCTCGATCATCGGGCTCACCCCGCCTCAGACGGGCGAGGTGATCTTCAAGGGAGAGCGCATCTCCGGACTGCGGGCCTTCCGGATCTGCCGGAAGGGGGTCGGCTTCGTGCCCGAAGACCGACGGTGCTTTCCGGACCTGACGGTCCGGGACAACCTGGAGGTCGCAGCCAGGAGGGAGAAGGAAACCGACTTGCCCTGGACGGTCGAGCGGATCTACGCCCTCTTCCCCCGCCTGCAGGAGCGGGAGAGGAACCTGGGGTCCCAGCTTTCCGGAGGGGAGCAGCAGATGCTCACCATCGCGCGGACGCTGATGACAAATCCCGAGGTGCTGCTCCTCGACGAGCCGTCGGAGGGACTGGCCCCGCTGATCGTGGCCCTGCTCGCCGACATGATCCTCCGGATCCGCAAGGAAGGCGTGACGGTGCTC includes:
- a CDS encoding ABC transporter ATP-binding protein; protein product: MAFLDLNSINTYYGRSHILFDVSLSIEKGEVVSLIGRNGAGKSTTFRSIIGLTPPQTGEVIFKGERISGLRAFRICRKGVGFVPEDRRCFPDLTVRDNLEVAARREKETDLPWTVERIYALFPRLQERERNLGSQLSGGEQQMLTIARTLMTNPEVLLLDEPSEGLAPLIVALLADMILRIRKEGVTVLLAEQNLHFCAKVSDRGYVIDKGSVKYVGTMSDLLSNEEVKEKYLAV